The following proteins come from a genomic window of Hydractinia symbiolongicarpus strain clone_291-10 chromosome 2, HSymV2.1, whole genome shotgun sequence:
- the LOC130630145 gene encoding uncharacterized protein LOC130630145: protein MTSEKLKKSDYIFNRITEMTYHCHMIDLMRGRSWFKTPEWLQKKHCIINPKNEDEQCFKWAVIAALHFDSIGAHPERISKLKPFVEQYNWSGIEFPTPNTHWKKFERQNPNVALNVYFSEEDFQVRQAYVSKHNTTRKKVADVLIIQEGGKKHYVAIKRYSALMRGLSSRHRGDHYCRNCMHGFRSQETRDNHMKVCMDHDFCEIVMPEEGTVLKHEDGQKLLRMPFVIYADTECILEPVQGCDGDPEKSHTRDVSKHVASGYAFMTKFAHGEVEESSDCYRGKDCMERFCKGLRDQVNRAIRHPQKKIIPLTHEEKEAHKSAKRCFICERVFKKNNEDITMRKVRDHCHYTGQYRGAAHSSCNLKYRIPNEIPVVMHNRSRYDDHIIIKQLAREFKSHEFKCLGENSEKYISFSIKQSVTFQGKDGEPLKQMKKNKKTNQMKEVEINTTCKIKFINSCRFMQSSLSSLVDNLAGTNSESVSCNDCKSNMELIEIDSEYKAQFKCQTCYCSYKTVELNERSMKKKFSNTLKHAKGNDEHFKLLLRKGVYPYEYMDAWERFEETALPPKAQFYSSLNLENITENDYKHAQKVWKAFNIKNLGEYHDLYVMSDTLLLADVFENFRDTCQNIYELDPAYFYTAPGLAWQAALKVTGQVLELLSDIDMLLMVEKGLRGGICQAIKRHAKANNPYMGELFDVNLLISYLLYIDANKLYGGAMSQKLPTHGFKWREDLENFTQAFIENYKTGDDGYFLEVDVHYPKKLHKLHNDLPFLPEKMRLNNDCEKLTCNVFDKEKYVLHIRKLQQALQHGLVLTKVHRVIEFKQSAWLKPYIDLNTKLRKDGKNDFEKDFFKLMNNSVFGKTMENVRKHGDIKLVTTEWRRKKLASVPNYHSTSRFDKKFVAMEMNKVKVVMNKPVYLGLSILDFSKLTMYKFHYDYIKPKFGAGAELCYMDTDSFVYHIKTDDVYKDIAGDVESRFDTSNYSPEDKLSLPIGKNKKKLCLMKDELGGKIMIEFVALRSKMYAYKTLEGYVQKKAKGTKKCVVKKQITFADYLNSLQTYQNLYRTQLRFTSRKHEIFTEKLNKIALSVDDDKRLQAQGGFTFAHGSSPGLVCKQELLTRVWHPDHVKLF from the coding sequence ATGACATCGGAGAAACTCAAAAAAAGCGACTACATCTTCAACCGAATCACAGAAATGACGTATCACTGCCACATGATTGACCTCATGAGAGGTAGATCATGGTTCAAGACACCCGAATGGCTGCAAAAAAAGCACTGCATCATCAATCCCAAAAATGAAGACGAACAgtgcttcaaatgggccgtCATTGCAGCCCTCCATTTTGATAGCATTGGAGCACATCCTGAGCGCATCTCGAAGCTCAAACCATTTGTTGAACAGTACAATTGGAGTGGCATCGAGTTCCCAACTCCCAACACACACTGGAAAAAGTTTGAAAGGCAAAACCCCAACGTGGCGCTGAATGTCTACTTTTCTGAAGAAGATTTTCAGGTCAGACAGGCATATGTTTCGAAACATAACACGACACGTAAAAAGGTGGCAGATGTGCTAATCATTCAAGAAGGAGGGAAAAAGCACTACGTTGCCATTAAAAGATACTCTGCGCTCATGCGCGGTTTATCATCTAGACATCGAGGTGATCATTACTGTCGAAACTGCATGCACGGATTCCGCAGTCAAGAGACACGAGACAATCACATGAAAGTGTGCATGGACCATGATTTTTGCGAGATTGTCATGCCTGAAGAAGGAACAGTCCTCAAACACGAAGATGGGCAAAAGTTGCTCAGAATGCCATTTGTCATCTATGCAGACACAGAATGTATCTTGGAACCTGTTCAAGGTTGTGATGGAGACCCTGAAAAATCACACACCAGAGACGTCAGCAAGCATGTGGCTTCAGGATATGCCTTCATGACCAAATTTGCACATGGAGAAGTTGAAGAATCATCCGACTGCTATCGTGGAAAAGACTGCATGGAAAGGTTTTGCAAGGGACTTAGAGATCAAGTCAATAGAGCTATCAGGCATCCACAGAAGAAGATTATCCCGTTGACCCACGAAGAGAAAGAAGCCCACAAGTCTGCAAAAAGATGCTTCATTTGCGAAAGAGTGTTCAAGAAGAACAACGAAGACATTACAATGCGCAAAGTTCGAGATCACTGTCACTACACTGGTCAGTATCGAGGAGCTGCACACAGTTCGTGCAACCTAAAATATCGCATCCCCAACGAGATTCCGGTGGTCATGCACAATCGCTCACGGTATGACGATCACATCATCATCAAGCAACTGGCCAGGGAATTCAAAAGCCACGAGTTTAAATGTCTGGGTGAAAACAGCGAAAAATACATTAGCTTCTCCATCAAGCAATCCGTCACATTTCAAGGAAAAGACGGCGAGCCGCTGAAGCAgatgaagaagaacaaaaaaaccAACCAAATGAAAGAAGTGGAAATCAACACGACCTGCAAAATCAAGTTCATCAATAGCTGCAGGTTCATGCAAAGCTCACTGTCAAGCCTTGTGGATAATTTAGCTGGAACCAACAGTGAAAGTGTCAGCTGCAACGACTGCAAATCAAACATGGAACTCATCGAGATTGACTCAGAGTACAAGGCGCAATTCAAGTGCCAAACCTGTTACTGCTCTTACAAGACGGTGGAACTGAATGAACGTTCCATGAAGAAGAAATTTTCCAACACATTGAAGCATGCAAAGGGCAATGACGAGCACTTTAAACTTTTGCTGCGCAAGGGTGTTTACCCCTACGAATACATGGATGCGTGGGAGCGTTTTGAAGAGACAGCACTTCCTCCAAAAGCACAATtttacagcagcttgaaccttGAAAACATCACCGAAAACGACTACAAGCATGCTCAAAAGGTGTGGAAGGCTTTCAACATCAAAAACCTTGGGGAGTACCACGATCTCTACGTGATGAGCGACACGCTTCTTTTAGCagacgtttttgaaaattttcgagACACTTGTCAAAACATCTACGAGCTTGATCCAGCGTATTTTTACACTGCTCCAGGCCTCGCATGGCAAGCAGCTCTAAAAGTGACGGGTCAGGTGCTCGAGCTTCTGTCAGACATCGACATGCTACTGATGGTTGAAAAGGGGCTCAGAGGTGGTATTTGCCAAGCAATCAAGCGCCATGCTAAGGCGAACAATCCGTACATGGGGGAATTGTTTGATGTCAACCTGTTGATCTCGTATCTGCTGTACATCGATGCCAACAAACTGTACGGAGGTGCCATGTCACAAAAGCTGCCAACACACGGCTTTAAGTGGCGTGAAGACCTCGAAAATTTTACTCAAGCTTTtatagaaaattataaaactgGAGATGATGGCTATTTTCTTGAAGTGGATGTCCACTACCCGAAAAAGCTGCACAAACTCCACAACGACCTTCCATTCTTACCTGAAAAGATGCGTCTGAACAACGACTGTGAAAAGTTGACGTGCAATGTGTTTGACAAGGAAAAATACGTGCTGCACATTCGCAAATTGCAGCAGGCACTGCAGCATGGATTGGTTCTCACCAAGGTGCACCGAGTCATTGAGTTCAAGCAAAGTGCTTGGCTGAAGCCCTACATTGACTTGAACACAAAGCTGCGAAAGGATGGCAAAAATGACTTTgagaaagacttttttaagcTGATGAATAATAGCGTGTTTGGCAAGACCATGGAGAACGTTCGCAAGCACGGTGACATCAAACTGGTGACAACGGAATGGAGGCGCAAGAAGCTCGCATCAGTTCCAAATTATCACAGCACATCAAGATTTGACAAGAAATTTGTGGCAATGGAAATGAACAAAGTGAAGGTCGTCATGAACAAACCTGTCTACCTCGGCCTCTCCATCTTGGACTTTAGCAAACTCACGATGTATAAGTTTCACTATGACTACATCAAGCCGAAGTTTGGTGCAGGCGcagagctttgctacatggacacAGATAGTTTCGTCTACCACATCAAAACAGACGATGTCTATAAAGATATCGCAGGTGACGTTGAATCAAGGTTTGACACATCGAATTACAGTCCCGAAGACAAACTTTCCTTGCCTAttggcaaaaacaagaaaaaattgtgCTTAATGAAGGATGAACTTGGTGGCAAAATCATGATCGAATTTGTTGCATTGaggtcaaaaatgtatgcgtacAAGACACTCGAAGGATACGTGCAAAAGAAGGCAAAAGGTACAAAAAAGTGTGTCGTCAAGAAACAGATCACGTTCGCAGACTATTTGAACAGCCTGCAGACCTATCAAAATTTGTATCGCACGCAACTGAGATTTACCAGTCGAAAACACGAGATTTTCACTGAAAAGCTGAACAAAATTGCGCTAAGTGTTGATGATGACAAGCGACTTCAAGCTCAAGGTGGGTTCACCTTTGCACATGGAAGCAGTCCTGGATTGGTTTGCAAGCAAGAATTGCTCACCAGGGTGTGGCATCCCGACCATGTTAAACTGTTTTGA